One window from the genome of Candoia aspera isolate rCanAsp1 chromosome 15, rCanAsp1.hap2, whole genome shotgun sequence encodes:
- the SPRING1 gene encoding SREBP regulating gene protein, giving the protein MVQLVALVWRRLLRKRWVLGIVFGLSLIYFLSSTFKQEERALRDRNFPQVQDEDRPIAWKVQFSLGNGSQPNNQCRNSVQGKLLITDELGYICERKDLLVNGCCNVEAPSVKLYSCDSCLPSGCCSVYEACVSCCLQPNKQQLLKHFLNRAALAFRNLFTAVEDHFELCLAKCRTSSQSVQHENTYRNPIAKYCYGEYPPDLLSG; this is encoded by the exons ATGGTGCAGCTGGTGGCGCTGGTGTGGCGAAGGCTGCTGCGCAAGCGGTGGGTCCTGGGCATCGTCTTCGGCCTCTCCCTCATCTACTTTCTCAGCAGCACCTTCAAGCAG GAAGAGCGAGCGCTGCGGGATCGGAATTTCCCCCAAGTTCAAGACGAGGACCGCCCCATCGCCTGGAAAGTGCAGTTCAGCCTGGGAAATGGCAGCCAGCCGAATAACCAATGTCGAAACTCAGTCCAAGGAAAACTGCTGATCACGGATGAGTTGG GCTACATCTGTGAGAGGAAGGACCTGCTAGTGAACGGGTGTTGTAATGTGGAGGCGCCCAGTGTCAAGTTGTACAGCTGTGACAGCTGCCTGCCCAGTGGATGCTGCAGCGTTTACGAGGCCTGTGTGTCCTGCTGCTTACAGCCCAACAAG CAACAGctcctcaaacattttctcaaCCGTGCGGCGCTGGCCTTCCGGAATCTCTTCACGGCGGTGGAAGATCACTTTGAGCTCTGCCTGGCCAAGTGCAGGACCTCATCCCAG aGTGTGCAGCATGAAAACACCTACCGGAACCCCATTGCGAAATATTGCTATGGCGAATACCCCCCAGATCTTCTGTCTGGGTGA